AAGAATTTTCCCGAAAATATGTTAATTTTACCGCAGCCGAATTGATTGCTTTGGCCAGTTTGTTTAAACCAATGAATTTAAAGCAGGATGAGATGGTGATCAAGAGAAGTGAGATTGTTACCTCTATTTACTTTTTAGACTATGGCGTTTTAAAATCATATCTTGATAAAAATGGAAGATGCTGTAATGTGAAATTTTATTTCAAACCAATCTTCTTTTCCGATTTAGATGCTATATGCAATGGAAAAGAGACCAGGAGATGTTTTGTTCCAGTTAGAAAAGCTAGTGTATTTAGAGCTTATTTTGAAGATGTTGTTCAGCTAAGTGCAAAATCAGAAAAGCATAAACTTTTTTTTAAGATGATTTTTGACGACCATTATATGTTCGGTTAGAATCTAATACCCCTGCTAAAAACCTCAAAGAGAGTAAGTATATGACCCATAATTTAAGAATATTTTTATCCAGGTTTGCTCTGTTGTCTGACGAAGAATTAGAAGCATTCCTAGCAATTTTTAGCCCGATATCTATAAAAAAACTGGACCATCTTTTTTTAGAGAATGATATGGTATCTAGTATATACTTTGCTAACGATGGTATTATGAGAGGGTATTACAATAAAGATAATAGCGAGATTACCACCAACTTCTACTTTGGGCCAACAATGATTACCGATTTGATTGCGGTACGTACTAAAAAACCCACTCTAATGAATATTCAGGCCTTGCAGCATTCAAATTGCATGGTTGCTCAATTTTCTGACCTTGATCAATTGGTAGAGCAATATCCTAACATAGAGTTAGTTTTTTTTAAATTTTTAGAGCATCTCTATCTGTTTGGTGTTATGCGACAACATTCCTTCATTTTTGATACGCCACAAGAGCGCTATTTGAAATTGTTTGGAGAACGTCCGAAAGTTGTCGCAGAAATTCCGCAACGGTATATCTCTTCTTACTTAGGCATAAAGCCTGAAACTTTGAGTCGTATTAGGAAGCGTATCTTTAAAAGTCTGTGATTATGGAGAATTTTAAAATGTTTACCACAAATTTTGTTGAGATGTCTGAAAATGAGCTCTCCTTATTACAAGAAGTGTTTCAGCCTATAAAAGTAAAAAAGATGGATCATGTTTTCGCGGCAGGCTCCTATGTTACTGAATTGTTTTTTTTTGATAGTGGTGTTTTTAGGGCGTATGCATTGAAAGATGGTGAAGAATTTACGACAAAGTTTTTGTTTGGGCCAACCATTTATGCTGAACTCTTTTCAATTCGAAAACATCAACCTACTTTTTTAAATATTCAAGCGTTGAGTGATTGCGAATGTTATAAAGCCAATTTTATTGCCATTGAACGGTTAATGATTCATCATCCAGGTATAAGAAGGCTGTTTCTAAAGCTTTATGAAAATATTTACATGACTGGAGTGAAAAGGCAGGTTTCTTTTATGATTGACTCGCAAGCAAAGCGTTATACTGATTTGATCGCAGAAAACCCAAAAATACTTGAGCAAGTTCCGTTGCAATACATCGCTTCATTTTTAGGAGTAAAACCAGAAACACTTAGCAGAATTCGAAAAGGCAGTAAAAATCTTTAAAAGCTTTATGCCATTATCTTACTAACTTAATTTAGTGGTACTGCATTAATTATAAATAGATTCAAAAAGTTGTATTTTTTAAATTATATTTTTTTTCCGAAAGAATTTATTTTGTGTGTGTGGGGTAGTTTTAAAAAGGCGCATTTTATTCTTTCCATTTACTTGCGGTATTCTTTTTCTTGGTAAACTAGCGTTATAAATTACTATGAATCCATTTATTACATTTCTTTCGCAATTTTCACTATTTAGGTTAACGATGCTGACTTTTGTGATTTCGGGTTTAAAAATTAGAGTTTTGGCACACTTTGAAGTAGTACAACCCTGAAATGAATTTTGATTGACTGTTCTGCTAGTGTATTGGCAACGATGTGAAAATTTTCGTCACTGACTAGTATTTCTATGCTTGTAATTTAAAAATTGTACTAAGACCTGCTGCTAAAATGAGGTTTAGCGCTCAAAACATCTTGATTACAAAGTTCCCTACGATTTTTTAAACAGCCAATTTCATTATTTTATTCGCCTCTGGCAACAATTGAATATTGGTAAATCCTATTCATCACAATCGTTAAAGAATATTCTCAATTAGCTGATGATTTTTATCTAGATGGTTTGCATATATAATTTTATCAGTATAGCCAATCCAAATTGCTGAGTCATCCGCTAATTTATAAACGTATATGTGAATGCCACTACCAATGTCTTTTGAAGGTGCACCAAATTTTGCTATAATTGAACTGTAATTCATATCAGCTTTTAAGTTATTCTTAAAAGTAGCATACGTATATTCCTGCGTAGTTGAATTCTTCTTATTGGAGCACGATATGAAAATAACTGTATAGAACAACAATAAATAAATTTTATACTTCATGATTTAAAATTTTAAATGGATTGTAAAAAAAGATTCATCAATAAAAAAGAAGAGCTACTTCATCATCTTCAAAAATAAATTTATAAGTCAAGTGTATTTAAGACCCCTAATGTAAAAGTAGCTTTATTTTTTGCATTACTCAAAATTAGAATAATTGATTTACAACTTCTCTAGTTTCATAATAACTTTTAACAAAAGTAAGTTTAAAGATTATCCTTAAACGCATAAGTTAGTGCTATGAGGAAAATTCTCAAACGCATTTTTTAACAAGCAGTAATTCTGTAGCTACAGTTGCGTAATCTTGATTTTAATGCTTAAAAACTGTTGCAAATGATTGGTCTTTTAACTTCCTTATATATTGGTTTGCGGTCAGATTGTTGTTGAAGAGCTGGCTTATTTTTTGTCAATCCTAGTTTAGCAGACTACTTAAAAAAAATGAAATAGCTTGTTATTTAATTTTTGACGCTTTTGTGTCAGTATTTAATTAGTATTACAAGTTTAATTTGCACAAGCTTTAAGTAAAATAATTGTATCGCATTGTTGAATGTTTGCCTTTTTAATGGAGTAAAAATATGTTAAAATTAGATGTTGTCCCTTTGATTATTGTTAACCAGCATTATGAATAACTGTATTAATTATGATTAAAATTGTCCTTTTTATCACATTTATTGCAATCACTATTTTTAACAATGTAATTGCACAAACAGTATCTTCAGCGCCATATTGTGGAGTTGCATTTGATGATCTGCCTTTTCCTTTAAATCATGGTATTCGGAGTGTAGCAGTGGGAGGCTTTTCCAATGCTATAAATGCTTCGTTTGCTTTCCAATATAACGGTTTATACAATAATCCTCCAGTACCTTCACATGCAAAAGCTTCCGGTTATACCAGTACTTTTAATTTTAACATTAGCGCTTTTCTGCCCCTATGGTCCAAAAAAGCGCGGCGTAGCGAAAGGCGTTAACTATAGACTGTGCTAAATCTTAAGTGAGGCATTGAATTGAAACAGAGAAATTAGACTTTAAAAAGAGTTACTTTTTTGAAAAAACAAAATACTTCTTCAGGGACTTTACTAATAACACCCCTTGCCCCCAAGAATGGTGTTGCCCCATTTTGTAGTTCCTTTCAAAATAAATAAAACTACTTTTAGTCGGCTAGATGGATAGCTATGGTGATTTATTTTTTAAATTTTTCAGATTTTTTCCATTTACTGATTTCTTCCTATTCGCATTCAAGAGCCTCACTTTTTAATTTTGCTTGTTGTTATAATTTATATCATCTAGGTAAAACTGAAGATCATATAAGTAAATCATTTCATCATCTTCCTCTGCCGGCATTTGGGCTAGTTGCACTAAGTTGATGTTTTCTGCCATAGATTTATCGCCGAGCAAATCCTGCAGCATTATATTGATTAAAGCTGGTAGACTTTTGTTATGAGAATAGATAGTAAAGTTCTTCATGTAAACAATCATGTCTATTTTTTTTTTACCATCATACTCAAAAGGAATGAATTTAAGCTCGCTTGCCTTGAGGGTTATATCCTGAAATACATAGGGTTCGTCAACTCCTGCTACTATATCTTCGATGTCCTG
Above is a genomic segment from Flavobacterium phycosphaerae containing:
- a CDS encoding cyclic nucleotide-binding domain-containing protein, translated to MIQTHFFNTAMLYSLEEFSRKYVNFTAAELIALASLFKPMNLKQDEMVIKRSEIVTSIYFLDYGVLKSYLDKNGRCCNVKFYFKPIFFSDLDAICNGKETRRCFVPVRKASVFRAYFEDVVQLSAKSEKHKLFFKMIFDDHYMFG
- a CDS encoding Crp/Fnr family transcriptional regulator codes for the protein MTHNLRIFLSRFALLSDEELEAFLAIFSPISIKKLDHLFLENDMVSSIYFANDGIMRGYYNKDNSEITTNFYFGPTMITDLIAVRTKKPTLMNIQALQHSNCMVAQFSDLDQLVEQYPNIELVFFKFLEHLYLFGVMRQHSFIFDTPQERYLKLFGERPKVVAEIPQRYISSYLGIKPETLSRIRKRIFKSL
- a CDS encoding Crp/Fnr family transcriptional regulator, which translates into the protein MENFKMFTTNFVEMSENELSLLQEVFQPIKVKKMDHVFAAGSYVTELFFFDSGVFRAYALKDGEEFTTKFLFGPTIYAELFSIRKHQPTFLNIQALSDCECYKANFIAIERLMIHHPGIRRLFLKLYENIYMTGVKRQVSFMIDSQAKRYTDLIAENPKILEQVPLQYIASFLGVKPETLSRIRKGSKNL